One genomic region from Pseudoduganella dura encodes:
- a CDS encoding ABC transporter permease, whose amino-acid sequence MNNKSLKTFAPWALLVAILLLWQVVCGAFSISEFIFPSPWAIGQSLVEYAGPIAGHAWRTFWVTMTGFGIAVAVGVALGVLIGSSPVMYAAAYPLMTAFNALPKAAFVPILVVWFGIGAGPAILTAFLISFFPIMVNIATGLATLEPELEDVLRVLGARRLDVLLKVGLPRSMPYFFASLKVAITLAFVGSTVSEMNAANEGIGYLLVSAGSSMKMPLAFAGLGVIGAMAMAMYELFAVIEKRSTAWAHRGGTGR is encoded by the coding sequence ATGAACAACAAATCCCTCAAGACCTTCGCCCCGTGGGCGCTGCTGGTGGCGATCCTGCTGCTGTGGCAGGTCGTCTGCGGCGCGTTCTCGATCTCCGAGTTCATCTTTCCCAGCCCCTGGGCGATCGGCCAGTCGCTGGTCGAATACGCCGGCCCGATCGCCGGCCATGCCTGGCGCACCTTCTGGGTGACGATGACGGGCTTCGGCATCGCCGTCGCCGTCGGCGTCGCGCTCGGCGTGCTGATCGGCTCGTCGCCCGTCATGTACGCGGCCGCCTATCCCCTGATGACCGCCTTCAACGCCCTGCCGAAGGCGGCCTTCGTGCCGATCCTCGTCGTGTGGTTCGGCATCGGCGCCGGCCCGGCCATCCTCACCGCGTTCCTGATCTCGTTCTTCCCGATCATGGTCAACATCGCCACCGGCCTGGCCACGCTGGAACCGGAGCTGGAGGATGTGCTCCGGGTGCTGGGCGCACGCCGCCTGGACGTGCTGCTCAAGGTCGGCCTGCCGCGCTCGATGCCCTACTTCTTCGCGTCGCTGAAGGTGGCCATCACGCTGGCCTTCGTCGGCTCCACGGTGTCGGAAATGAACGCGGCCAACGAAGGCATCGGCTACCTGCTGGTGTCGGCGGGTTCGTCGATGAAGATGCCGCTGGCGTTCGCGGGCCTGGGCGTGATCGGCGCCATGGCGATGGCGATGTACGAGCTGTTCGCCGTGATCGAGAAACGCTCCACGGCCTGGGCGCACCGGGGCGGAACGGGGCGTTAA
- a CDS encoding glycoside hydrolase family 43 protein, which produces MKHALFRLAGGFCVALACLSVFDAGCATAAPAQRYKNPVIHADYSDPDVIRAGDDYFLVASSFHFSPGLPVLQSKDLVHWRIAGHVLDSLPFHPSYDMVPPYTLADGISKPVGSGMRYAGGVWAPAIRQHGGRFYVYWATPDEGIFMSSAQHPAGPWSAPVTVLAGAGYEDPCPFWDDDGKAWLVHSKVGAGPIILHAMSLDGTRLLDAGKTIIEDKVNLPVLEGPKVYKRNGWYYIFAPIGGVGTGPQAVLRARSIHGPYEHRTVLNPGNGLNGPHQGGYVETPSGEGWFVHFNSTGAFGRIAHLQPVVWENDWPVMGDGGLPVPEHAVPRTAVRSPDYRLQDSDEFSDGTLGLQWSWNHNPDAARWSLAQRPGFLRIEGNRARHLVGARNTLTQILQGPAAEITTRIELQGMAEAQRAGLTLFGVKVPWIGIVREGGANYLAYANAGQETRGPRIDGNSVVLRASVRTDQTVQFSYALGDNDGFRDLGPVTELAKFSWWKGSRPAVFTYIRSDADEGKADRPPDTIQRNYIDVDWFRVRILE; this is translated from the coding sequence ATGAAGCATGCCCTCTTCCGCCTGGCCGGCGGCTTCTGCGTGGCGCTGGCCTGCCTGTCGGTCTTCGACGCCGGCTGTGCCACGGCGGCGCCGGCGCAGCGCTACAAGAATCCGGTCATCCATGCCGACTACTCGGATCCGGACGTGATCCGGGCGGGCGACGACTACTTTCTCGTCGCATCCAGCTTCCATTTCTCGCCCGGCTTGCCGGTGCTGCAGTCGAAGGACCTGGTCCACTGGAGGATCGCCGGCCATGTCCTCGACAGCCTGCCGTTCCACCCGTCCTACGACATGGTGCCGCCGTACACGCTCGCCGACGGCATTTCAAAGCCGGTCGGAAGCGGCATGCGCTACGCCGGCGGCGTGTGGGCGCCGGCCATCCGCCAGCACGGCGGGCGCTTTTACGTCTACTGGGCCACGCCGGACGAAGGCATCTTCATGAGCTCCGCGCAGCACCCGGCGGGCCCGTGGTCGGCGCCCGTCACCGTGCTGGCGGGCGCGGGCTACGAAGACCCGTGCCCGTTCTGGGACGACGACGGCAAGGCATGGCTGGTGCATTCGAAGGTGGGCGCCGGCCCGATCATCCTTCACGCGATGAGCCTGGACGGCACCCGGCTGCTGGATGCGGGCAAGACGATCATCGAGGACAAGGTCAACCTGCCGGTGCTGGAAGGCCCGAAGGTCTACAAGCGCAACGGCTGGTACTACATCTTCGCGCCGATCGGCGGCGTGGGCACCGGCCCGCAGGCGGTATTGCGCGCCCGCTCGATCCATGGGCCCTATGAACATCGCACTGTGCTCAATCCGGGCAACGGCCTGAACGGTCCGCACCAGGGCGGCTATGTCGAAACGCCGTCCGGCGAAGGCTGGTTCGTCCACTTCAACAGCACCGGCGCGTTCGGCCGCATCGCGCACCTGCAACCCGTGGTCTGGGAGAACGACTGGCCGGTGATGGGCGACGGCGGCCTGCCCGTGCCGGAACATGCCGTGCCGCGCACCGCCGTCCGGTCTCCCGACTACCGCCTGCAGGACTCGGACGAGTTTTCCGATGGCACGCTCGGCCTGCAGTGGTCGTGGAACCATAACCCGGACGCGGCGCGGTGGAGCCTCGCCCAGCGCCCGGGCTTCCTGCGCATCGAAGGCAACAGGGCGCGCCACCTGGTCGGCGCGCGCAATACGTTGACGCAGATCCTGCAAGGACCGGCCGCCGAGATCACCACGCGCATCGAGCTGCAAGGCATGGCCGAGGCGCAGCGCGCCGGCCTCACCCTGTTCGGCGTGAAGGTGCCGTGGATCGGCATCGTGCGCGAAGGCGGCGCGAACTACCTGGCGTATGCGAACGCTGGCCAGGAAACGCGCGGCCCGCGGATCGACGGTAACTCGGTCGTGCTGCGCGCCAGCGTACGCACTGACCAGACCGTGCAGTTCTCCTACGCCCTGGGCGACAACGACGGATTCAGGGATTTGGGGCCCGTGACGGAACTGGCGAAATTCTCGTGGTGGAAAGGCAGCCGCCCGGCGGTGTTCACGTACATCCGTTCCGACGCCGACGAAGGCAAGGCGGACAGGCCGCCGGACACGATCCAGCGTAACTACATCGATGTGGACTGGTTCCGTGTCCGCATCCTCGAATGA
- a CDS encoding glycoside hydrolase family 28 protein: MVATTNPRRRRLALAMAGGLFGTALPAAAMAAKCGTAPAWADALRRDLDRMAEELTRTLRPWPVPDQVFEPESYGLATGAKGALATPAIQRAIDACAAAGGGTVRLGRGDYVSGTIDLRSGVMLEIAEGSRLLASTDLADYPERRARRPTVQDSNMGMNQSLIFAEGCERVGLAGKGTIDGRGTKDNFPGEQTTGSTPGRPFLIRMLDCKNVVISGLRMRDSPCWMQNYLNCEDLIVDGIHVENQVNHNNDGLDIDGCGRVIVRNVFINAEDDGLCFKGASQRNGENILIENCEFYSTCNALKFGTDSQGDFRNVLVRNVVLGGPSDAMRAVRRRKADGGISWETVDGGTLERVLVHDVRIVRTESPLFLILGDRGRVRPEQKRPGPGTLRHIVYDRITGEDNGVRGSFFIGIPERRIEHVLLRDVQLAMAPAAGPAPDPAKIPDGRGLYPDPHMFAAVMPAYGLWARDVRHLTLQRVRFTSAGRDARRALIAPMACTLA; this comes from the coding sequence ATGGTGGCAACGACGAATCCGCGGCGGCGCAGGCTGGCCCTGGCGATGGCCGGCGGCCTGTTCGGCACGGCCTTGCCGGCGGCGGCCATGGCGGCAAAGTGCGGCACGGCGCCGGCATGGGCCGATGCGCTGCGGCGCGACCTGGACAGGATGGCGGAAGAACTGACGCGCACGCTGCGCCCCTGGCCGGTACCGGACCAGGTGTTCGAACCGGAATCCTACGGCCTGGCGACAGGCGCGAAAGGCGCGCTGGCCACGCCGGCCATCCAGCGCGCCATCGACGCCTGCGCCGCCGCCGGCGGCGGCACTGTACGACTGGGCCGGGGCGATTACGTGAGCGGCACGATCGACCTACGCTCGGGCGTGATGCTGGAAATCGCCGAGGGCAGCCGCCTGCTGGCCAGCACCGACCTTGCCGATTATCCGGAACGCCGGGCGCGCCGGCCCACGGTCCAGGACAGCAACATGGGCATGAACCAGTCGCTGATCTTCGCCGAAGGCTGCGAGCGCGTGGGCCTGGCCGGCAAGGGCACGATCGACGGCCGCGGCACGAAGGACAATTTCCCGGGCGAGCAGACCACCGGGTCGACGCCGGGGCGGCCGTTCCTGATCCGCATGCTCGACTGCAAGAACGTGGTGATCAGCGGCCTGCGCATGCGCGATTCGCCGTGCTGGATGCAGAATTACCTGAACTGCGAAGACCTGATCGTGGACGGCATCCATGTCGAGAACCAGGTCAACCACAATAACGACGGTCTCGACATCGACGGCTGCGGGCGCGTGATCGTGCGCAACGTGTTCATCAACGCGGAAGACGACGGGTTGTGCTTCAAGGGCGCCAGCCAGCGCAACGGCGAAAACATCCTGATCGAGAATTGCGAGTTCTACAGCACCTGCAACGCGCTGAAGTTCGGCACCGATTCGCAGGGCGACTTCCGCAACGTGCTGGTGCGCAATGTGGTGCTGGGCGGGCCGTCCGACGCGATGCGCGCCGTGCGGCGGCGCAAGGCCGACGGCGGCATTTCATGGGAAACCGTCGACGGCGGCACGCTGGAACGCGTACTCGTGCACGACGTGCGCATCGTGCGCACGGAAAGCCCGCTGTTCCTGATCCTCGGCGACCGGGGCCGCGTGCGCCCGGAACAGAAGCGGCCGGGCCCGGGCACGCTGCGCCACATCGTGTATGACCGCATCACCGGCGAGGACAACGGCGTGCGCGGCTCGTTCTTCATCGGCATCCCGGAGCGCCGGATCGAGCATGTGCTCCTGCGCGACGTGCAGCTGGCGATGGCGCCGGCCGCCGGCCCGGCGCCCGATCCGGCGAAGATCCCGGACGGGCGCGGCCTGTACCCGGACCCGCACATGTTCGCTGCCGTGATGCCGGCCTACGGCCTGTGGGCGCGGGACGTGCGCCACCTGACGCTGCAGCGCGTGCGGTTCACCAGTGCCGGCAGGGATGCGCGGCGGGCGCTGATCGCGCCGATGGCCTGCACGCTCGCCTAG
- a CDS encoding TonB-dependent receptor domain-containing protein, translating to MRQQQRGTGKKTRQQQSVSAVLDVFRIAAGIAGAAATGGVAIAQEAQAPKEEDTKVVITGTRLVNRGFLAPTPVTVLDAQELKVTGTQNLETLLTDTPQFTASQLSSPTANTMQAGQPSGTATLNLRNLGPTRNLVLVNGRRFAITGPDFTTDINAIPAALVRRIETVTGGSSAVYGSDAISGVVNFILRDNFEGVEVNAQRSWDQPTRTPTNSVDLTVGGNFANNRGNAVLSLNYLNREGMTRGELGGYSLPSLGDGCVTAASWSATRPGTPLAVPGGQTCLSAGGRPGLIYSGSSTVPNGRIGNLPVIGSPGSNPALDAALRAAGLQGMGTLGAIFDASGKAVRPYVAPDDGYDLGPLSYVVTPQKRWMGNAFAHYDFNDRATGYLEMHYSSNTARVQIGPSGAGGNFLVNTNNPYLSPQMQEVMRQLDLRETGTLRATNGSQTLTTVAGDGLALVNLNRRLSDVGTRVGETDHSVYRVAIGLRGDLPGVSENYLSDLKYDVYYTNARTTESQYQAGSISLSRFQNALLSQNGAAPVLNPFGQNIGAAGRDAIMIASNSDIVAEQQVVAGNVTGKLVELPSGPVDFSAGFERRHSYSKYTPDAFLSSGDVSGWNAARATEGEATVKEFYGEARMPLLKDRAFAKSLSVSGAFRHSDYDVESVGKVWTSSIGTEWAPVDSLTFRVQKQKSIRAPNVGELYGGQGRNGPTAIDPCSSRAPSGQQTAAVRALCEATGVPAGLVFDPSVQPTQFLTQVLGGNPNLEAETSHTTTIGAVFAPAAMRGLQMSLDYYRITLDNAISTLGGGGIQSVLDLCYNTIQNVDSVYCRAINRDPVTGQIAAPTYVMTTSANIGGIRTKGVDLAVHYGFPTAWGLFGNGARWNLDTNWTYVDELTFTPIQDIPGVTNECVGSWGGTCGQPVSKWKGTARVTVNSGKLMLSARARFSSSVTTDAYLVPLRKGVTPPAYDSLTNPRIGGYTYLDLTAGYDFSKSVNFTAGIRNVTDKDPPVLGSTQLPSNNSVSASYDPLGRTFFATLNVKL from the coding sequence ATGCGACAGCAACAGCGCGGCACCGGGAAGAAAACCCGGCAACAGCAATCGGTTTCGGCGGTCCTCGACGTGTTTCGGATCGCGGCAGGCATTGCCGGCGCGGCGGCGACGGGCGGTGTGGCCATCGCGCAGGAAGCGCAGGCGCCGAAGGAAGAAGACACCAAGGTCGTCATCACCGGCACGCGCCTGGTGAACCGCGGCTTCCTCGCGCCCACACCGGTCACGGTGCTCGACGCCCAGGAGCTGAAGGTGACCGGCACGCAGAACCTGGAAACGCTGCTGACGGACACGCCGCAGTTCACGGCCAGCCAGCTCAGCAGCCCCACCGCCAACACCATGCAGGCAGGCCAGCCTTCCGGCACGGCCACGCTCAATTTGCGCAACCTGGGCCCGACCCGCAACCTCGTGCTGGTGAACGGCCGCCGCTTCGCGATCACGGGCCCGGATTTCACCACCGATATCAACGCCATTCCCGCGGCGCTGGTGCGGCGCATCGAGACCGTGACCGGCGGCTCTTCCGCCGTGTACGGTTCCGATGCGATCTCCGGCGTGGTCAACTTCATCCTGCGCGACAACTTCGAAGGCGTGGAAGTCAATGCCCAGCGCAGCTGGGACCAGCCGACCCGCACACCCACGAACAGTGTCGACCTGACCGTCGGCGGCAACTTCGCCAACAACCGGGGCAACGCGGTGCTGTCGCTGAACTACCTGAACCGCGAAGGCATGACGCGCGGCGAGCTGGGTGGCTATTCGCTGCCGTCGCTGGGCGACGGGTGCGTGACCGCCGCTTCATGGTCGGCCACCCGGCCCGGCACGCCGCTGGCCGTGCCGGGCGGGCAGACGTGCCTGTCCGCCGGCGGCCGCCCCGGCCTGATCTACAGCGGCTCGTCCACCGTGCCCAACGGGAGGATCGGCAACCTGCCCGTCATCGGCTCGCCGGGTTCGAATCCGGCGCTGGACGCGGCCCTGCGCGCCGCCGGCCTGCAGGGCATGGGCACGCTGGGCGCCATCTTCGACGCGAGCGGCAAGGCGGTGCGGCCGTATGTGGCGCCGGACGACGGCTACGATCTCGGCCCGCTGTCCTATGTGGTCACGCCGCAGAAGCGCTGGATGGGCAATGCGTTCGCCCACTACGACTTCAACGACCGTGCCACCGGCTACCTGGAAATGCACTACAGCAGCAATACCGCCCGGGTGCAGATCGGCCCGAGCGGCGCCGGCGGCAACTTCCTCGTCAACACGAACAACCCGTACCTGAGCCCGCAGATGCAGGAAGTGATGCGCCAGCTCGACCTGCGCGAAACGGGCACGCTGCGCGCCACGAACGGCTCGCAGACGCTGACGACGGTGGCCGGCGACGGCCTGGCGCTGGTCAACCTGAACCGCCGCCTGTCCGACGTGGGCACCCGCGTGGGCGAGACCGACCACTCCGTGTACCGCGTCGCGATCGGGCTGCGCGGCGACCTGCCGGGCGTTTCGGAGAACTACCTGAGCGACCTGAAATACGATGTGTACTATACCAACGCGCGCACCACCGAATCGCAGTACCAGGCCGGCTCGATCTCGCTCAGCCGCTTCCAGAACGCGCTGCTGTCGCAGAACGGCGCGGCACCGGTACTGAACCCGTTCGGCCAGAACATCGGCGCCGCGGGGCGCGATGCGATCATGATCGCATCGAATTCCGACATCGTCGCCGAGCAGCAGGTCGTCGCCGGCAACGTCACGGGCAAGCTCGTCGAACTGCCCTCGGGCCCGGTGGACTTCTCGGCCGGTTTCGAGCGCCGCCATTCGTACAGCAAGTACACGCCCGATGCCTTCCTGTCGTCGGGCGACGTGTCCGGCTGGAACGCGGCGCGTGCCACGGAAGGCGAAGCGACCGTCAAGGAATTCTATGGCGAGGCGCGCATGCCGCTGCTGAAGGACCGGGCGTTCGCGAAGAGCCTGAGCGTGAGCGGCGCGTTCCGCCATTCCGACTACGACGTGGAATCGGTCGGCAAGGTGTGGACCAGTTCCATCGGCACCGAATGGGCGCCGGTGGACAGCCTGACGTTCCGCGTGCAGAAGCAGAAATCGATCCGGGCGCCGAACGTGGGTGAACTGTACGGCGGCCAGGGCCGCAACGGCCCGACCGCCATCGACCCGTGCTCGAGCCGGGCGCCATCCGGCCAGCAGACCGCCGCCGTGCGCGCGTTGTGCGAGGCCACCGGCGTGCCGGCCGGCCTGGTGTTCGACCCATCGGTGCAGCCCACGCAGTTCCTCACCCAGGTCCTCGGCGGCAACCCGAACCTGGAGGCGGAGACGTCGCACACCACCACCATCGGCGCCGTGTTCGCGCCGGCCGCCATGCGCGGCCTGCAGATGAGCCTCGACTACTACAGAATCACGCTGGACAACGCCATCTCCACGCTGGGTGGCGGCGGCATCCAGTCGGTGCTCGACCTGTGCTACAACACGATCCAGAACGTGGACAGCGTCTACTGCCGGGCGATCAACCGCGACCCGGTCACCGGCCAGATCGCCGCGCCCACCTACGTGATGACCACCTCGGCCAATATCGGCGGCATCAGGACGAAGGGCGTGGACCTGGCCGTGCACTACGGCTTCCCGACCGCCTGGGGCCTGTTCGGCAACGGCGCGCGCTGGAACCTGGACACGAACTGGACATACGTCGACGAACTGACCTTCACGCCGATCCAGGATATTCCCGGCGTGACGAACGAGTGCGTGGGCTCCTGGGGCGGCACCTGCGGCCAGCCGGTGTCGAAGTGGAAGGGCACGGCGCGGGTCACGGTCAATTCCGGCAAGCTGATGCTGTCCGCCCGCGCGCGGTTCAGCAGCAGCGTGACGACCGATGCCTACCTGGTACCGCTGCGCAAGGGCGTGACGCCGCCGGCGTACGACTCGCTGACCAATCCGCGGATCGGCGGCTACACGTACCTGGACCTGACGGCCGGCTACGACTTCTCGAAGTCGGTCAACTTCACTGCCGGTATCCGCAACGTGACCGACAAGGACCCGCCGGTGCTGGGTTCCACGCAGCTGCCGTCGAACAACTCGGTGTCGGCCAGCTACGATCCGCTGGGACGTACTTTCTTCGCCACGCTGAACGTGAAGCTGTAG
- a CDS encoding DNA internalization-related competence protein ComEC/Rec2 has translation MRSSILGFVGGAALLQTQASLPSHPGSCLMACAVVAALLAWRARGGWRVAAGATCGAALGFCWAALLASHALAPALAKADEGRDVIVTGTVDNLPNRASQFTRFFFTVEHAEGIDVPPRIALSWYSGFRGEVHQVPDLRPGERWRLKVRLQRPHGNANPHGFDYELWLLEQGIRATGYVRSEGPNERLDGFVFTPRNVVERMRHALRDKIGRALAGREYAAVIVALVVGDQRGIDQGDWQVFNRTGISHLVSISGLHITMIAGLVAWAASALWRRSLFLRHAQLPLLLPAQKVGALAGILAALSYVLLAGFGVPAQRTLYMLCVVALALWLDRIACVSHVLALAAGLVVLLDPWAVMWPGFWLSFAAVAVILYASVGRTAVHKNPGDPGSPDPDARRPAPLTRRQRLAVTLKAAVNTQYAVTLGLVPLTMLLFAQVSVISPIANAIAIPVVSLLVTPFALAGGLLPQPLATPLLVAAHELMRWLAGLLQWFSVAPLAVWNAPVPPWWLFALALFGTAWLLAPRGWPTRWLGAFTWVPLLAAQPDAPAPGTVRVLAFDVGQGMAVLVETAGHRLLYDTGPSYGGDANAGSRVIVPYLRARGIGRLDGMVVSHGDADHAGGALAVLRDIRVGWSLSSLDPGHPVARAAPAHRRCIAGQRWEWDGVRFEMLHPTAGSYADASLKTNGRSCTLRIVSPGGTVLLPGDIEARQEAELVARSGAGLRSDILLVPHHGSGTSSTEPFLDAVRPEIALLQVGYRNRYRHPKKEVMDRYGKRGVWSVRSDESGAVTIDLGDGMAIEQYRDVRRRYWH, from the coding sequence ATGCGCAGCTCGATCCTCGGCTTCGTCGGCGGTGCGGCGCTCCTGCAGACGCAGGCCTCGCTGCCTTCGCACCCCGGTTCCTGCCTGATGGCATGCGCGGTGGTCGCCGCGCTGCTTGCCTGGCGGGCACGCGGCGGGTGGCGCGTGGCGGCGGGCGCCACATGCGGCGCGGCGCTGGGTTTCTGTTGGGCCGCACTGCTGGCATCGCACGCGCTGGCGCCGGCGCTGGCCAAGGCCGACGAGGGCCGAGACGTCATCGTCACCGGCACGGTCGACAACCTGCCGAACCGCGCCAGCCAGTTCACGCGTTTCTTCTTCACGGTCGAGCACGCCGAAGGCATCGACGTACCGCCGCGCATCGCGCTGTCATGGTATTCGGGATTTCGCGGCGAAGTCCACCAGGTACCCGACCTGCGGCCAGGCGAGCGCTGGCGGCTGAAGGTGCGGCTTCAGCGGCCGCACGGCAACGCCAATCCCCACGGCTTCGACTATGAACTTTGGCTGCTCGAACAGGGCATCCGCGCGACCGGCTACGTGCGCAGCGAAGGCCCTAACGAGCGTCTCGATGGCTTTGTCTTCACTCCGCGTAACGTGGTCGAGCGCATGCGCCACGCGCTACGCGACAAGATCGGGCGGGCGCTGGCTGGCAGGGAGTATGCCGCGGTGATCGTGGCGCTGGTCGTCGGCGACCAGCGCGGCATCGACCAAGGCGACTGGCAGGTGTTCAACCGCACCGGCATCAGCCACCTCGTCTCGATCTCGGGGCTGCACATCACGATGATCGCCGGGCTGGTTGCCTGGGCCGCGTCGGCGCTGTGGCGCCGCTCGCTGTTCCTGCGCCATGCGCAGTTGCCGCTGCTGCTGCCCGCACAGAAGGTCGGCGCGCTGGCGGGCATCCTGGCGGCGCTGTCGTACGTGCTGCTGGCCGGCTTCGGCGTGCCGGCGCAGCGCACGCTCTATATGCTGTGCGTGGTGGCGCTGGCCCTGTGGCTGGACCGGATCGCGTGCGTGTCGCATGTGCTGGCGCTGGCCGCCGGGCTGGTCGTGCTGCTCGATCCATGGGCCGTGATGTGGCCGGGCTTCTGGCTGTCGTTCGCCGCCGTGGCGGTCATCCTGTATGCGTCGGTCGGCCGCACCGCGGTGCACAAGAATCCCGGCGACCCCGGATCGCCCGATCCCGATGCCCGGCGCCCGGCACCGCTGACGCGCCGCCAGCGCCTGGCCGTCACGTTGAAGGCGGCGGTCAATACGCAATACGCCGTCACGCTCGGCCTGGTGCCGTTGACGATGCTGCTGTTCGCGCAGGTGTCCGTCATCAGCCCCATCGCCAATGCCATCGCCATTCCCGTGGTCAGCCTGCTGGTCACGCCCTTCGCGCTGGCCGGCGGCCTGCTGCCCCAGCCGCTGGCGACGCCGTTGCTGGTTGCGGCGCATGAGCTGATGCGCTGGCTGGCCGGCTTGCTGCAGTGGTTCAGCGTTGCGCCGCTGGCGGTGTGGAACGCGCCGGTGCCGCCATGGTGGCTGTTCGCGCTGGCGCTGTTCGGCACCGCCTGGCTACTGGCGCCGCGCGGCTGGCCCACCCGGTGGCTTGGCGCCTTCACGTGGGTGCCGCTGCTGGCCGCGCAGCCCGATGCGCCGGCGCCCGGCACCGTGCGCGTGCTGGCATTCGACGTGGGGCAGGGCATGGCGGTGCTGGTCGAGACGGCCGGCCACCGGCTGCTGTACGACACGGGACCTTCGTACGGTGGCGATGCGAATGCCGGAAGCCGCGTGATCGTTCCCTATCTGCGAGCCCGCGGCATCGGCCGGCTCGACGGCATGGTGGTCAGCCATGGCGACGCCGATCATGCCGGCGGCGCGCTGGCCGTGCTGCGGGATATCCGGGTCGGCTGGTCGCTTTCGTCGCTCGATCCCGGGCATCCGGTCGCCCGGGCCGCGCCCGCGCATCGCCGGTGCATTGCAGGCCAGCGCTGGGAATGGGACGGCGTGCGCTTCGAAATGCTCCATCCGACAGCCGGCAGCTATGCCGACGCTTCGCTGAAAACCAATGGGCGCAGCTGCACGCTGCGCATCGTCTCTCCCGGCGGAACGGTGCTGCTCCCCGGCGATATCGAGGCGCGGCAGGAAGCTGAACTCGTGGCCCGCTCGGGCGCCGGCCTGCGTTCCGACATCCTGCTGGTGCCGCACCACGGCAGCGGCACGTCGTCGACGGAACCGTTCCTCGATGCCGTGCGACCGGAAATCGCGCTGCTGCAGGTGGGGTACCGGAACCGGTACCGGCATCCGAAGAAAGAAGTGATGGACCGGTATGGCAAGCGTGGCGTGTGGTCGGTGCGCAGTGACGAGTCGGGGGCTGTCACGATCGACCTGGGCGACGGGATGGCAATCGAACAGTACCGCGATGTCCGGCGCCGGTACTGGCATTGA
- a CDS encoding alpha/beta hydrolase family protein has translation MAMHLVMGAAAMAAFAPVGASAAALAPTAEYYGDARPDAPELAARGPLRVGVRTQVIEHAGQLDILRATAGNPDPRYTRKLTLEIWYPASLAPGEKEHTVYTDVLGSGPGNPARPNTPFQFTGRAARDAKPAPATVSSSGYPLVIVSHGYPGSRLQMSYLTENLASKGYIVVAIDHAESTRADKAGFPSTLLNRPLDDLFVLETVAGWSKAGSGHFLAGRVDTGNTALVGYSMGGYGALNAVGAGISEAAVAYVSGGALAIHQQGNPRFDARRDPRIKAVVAIAPWGGAGKIWDAAGLAGMRTPTLFIGGDQDDISGYEDGVLRLFQGAVNADRYLLTYRGARHNTAPNSPPPAAAAAGFEDFMAYAEPVWDSRRINNINQHFITAFLGITLKGQPLQPYLDLPALPAAGTAGPDTAEWKGFRKRAAVGLQLRHLPAQ, from the coding sequence ATGGCAATGCACCTGGTCATGGGCGCGGCGGCAATGGCGGCATTTGCGCCGGTTGGAGCGTCGGCGGCGGCGCTGGCACCAACTGCCGAATATTACGGCGACGCGCGCCCCGACGCCCCCGAACTGGCGGCACGCGGCCCGCTGCGGGTCGGCGTGCGCACGCAGGTCATCGAGCACGCCGGTCAGCTCGATATCCTGCGCGCCACCGCCGGCAATCCCGATCCGCGCTACACGCGCAAGCTGACGCTTGAAATATGGTATCCGGCCAGCCTGGCGCCCGGCGAGAAGGAACACACGGTCTACACCGACGTGCTGGGCTCGGGGCCGGGCAACCCGGCGCGGCCCAACACGCCGTTCCAGTTCACCGGGCGGGCCGCGCGCGATGCAAAACCGGCGCCGGCCACGGTGTCGTCATCCGGCTATCCGCTGGTCATCGTTTCGCATGGCTATCCCGGCTCGCGCCTCCAGATGAGCTACCTGACCGAGAACCTGGCATCGAAGGGATATATCGTGGTCGCCATCGACCATGCCGAATCCACGCGCGCCGACAAGGCCGGCTTCCCCAGCACGCTGCTGAACCGCCCGCTCGACGACCTGTTCGTGCTCGAAACAGTGGCCGGATGGTCGAAAGCCGGCAGCGGCCATTTCCTCGCCGGCCGGGTCGACACCGGAAACACCGCGCTGGTCGGCTACTCGATGGGTGGCTACGGCGCGCTCAACGCAGTGGGTGCCGGCATCAGCGAAGCGGCCGTCGCCTACGTTTCCGGCGGCGCCCTGGCGATCCACCAGCAGGGCAATCCGCGGTTCGACGCGCGGCGAGACCCGCGCATCAAGGCCGTCGTCGCCATCGCGCCGTGGGGCGGTGCCGGCAAGATTTGGGATGCCGCAGGGCTGGCCGGCATGCGCACGCCCACGCTCTTCATCGGCGGCGACCAGGACGATATCTCCGGCTACGAGGATGGCGTGCTGCGCCTTTTCCAGGGCGCCGTCAACGCCGACCGCTACCTGCTCACCTACCGGGGCGCGCGCCATAACACCGCGCCCAACTCGCCACCGCCGGCCGCGGCGGCAGCCGGCTTCGAGGATTTCATGGCCTATGCCGAACCGGTGTGGGACAGCCGGCGCATCAACAACATCAACCAGCACTTCATCACGGCATTCCTCGGCATTACGCTGAAGGGGCAGCCGCTGCAACCGTACCTGGACCTGCCGGCGCTACCCGCGGCCGGTACCGCGGGGCCGGATACCGCCGAGTGGAAGGGTTTTCGCAAGCGCGCGGCCGTTGGACTGCAATTGCGGCACCTGCCGGCGCAATAG